One segment of Ipomoea triloba cultivar NCNSP0323 chromosome 12, ASM357664v1 DNA contains the following:
- the LOC115999931 gene encoding probable inactive receptor kinase At5g10020, translated as MLTPMSPSRTVFLLLLLIFCCLCCVFAADEEVRSLLEFRKGIKSDPLGKILGSWNLTLLSDLSSCPDMFYGVVCDSGSGSVSAIALDRLGLAGDLRFSTLTGLKHLRNLSLSGNSFTGRVVPEIGYMTSLQYLDLSGNQFYGPVPARLNDLWGLNYLNLSSNNFSGGFPSGIWNLQQLRVLDLHSNRLWGDMQELFSQLRNVENLDLSQNSFYGSLSMSQDHLSSFANTLHYMNLSHNKLAGVFFTEESMQMFRNLQVLDLGNNGLIGQLPSFTSLPNLKVLRLAHNQLYGSIPEELLHGWVSLEELDLSGNGFSGSVEKVNSTTLRALNLSSNFLSGSLPSSIGNCLMVDLSSNELSGDISVIQSWEASLEFVDLSSNKLSGTLPNLTSQFQQLTFLSIRNNSLRGALPSTLVTFPRLAMLDLSVNELEGQIPYFASSTLINLNLSGNHLTGSIPLEGMHTTELQVRLSYPQMESLDLSSNSLTGVLPPEISNLGRLKLLNLGENQLSGDLPSELSKLHDLEYLDFSNNDFKGRIPENLSLNLRVFNVSYNDLSGTVPENLRRFPYSSFHPGNSLLIVPSNMPSGSPGISGSVHGVSENHSSKSNIRVAVIVASVGFSVMVAFILFAYTRTRPQDFQSRSAFSNQSPSRDVRLGIFPRSSLLKFRSSSEQAPTSLSFSDDRLLTSNSRSLLGKTESSTEVIEHVGFAACSTSKQSSTLDTHPATSGQRLSPGSPIASSPRFFHDSIEQPVKLDVYSPDRLAGELFFMDGSLTFTAEELAQAPAEVLGRSNHGTLYKATLDNGVVLTVKWLRVGLVKSKKEFAREVKKIGSVRHPNAVPLRAYYWGPREQERLILADYIPGDSLALHLYETTPRRYSPLSFHQRLKVAVEVARCLAYLHESGLPHGNLKPTNIILWGGDYTARVMDYGFHRLMTGAGIAEQILHLGALGYCAPELANAAKPMPSFKADVYAFGVILMELLTRRSAGDIISGQSGAVDLTDWVRLCDREGRGMDCIDLDIAGGEEHSTAMDELLSISLRCILPVNERPNIRQVLENLTSIFV; from the exons ATGCTCACTCCAATGTCGCCTTCTCGTactgtttttcttcttcttcttctcataTTTTGCTGTCTCTGCTGCGTATTTGCCGCCGACGAGGAAGTCCGTTCACTGTTGGAGTTCAGGAAGGGGATAAAATCGGATCCATTGGGGAAAATCTTGGGCTCATGGAACCTAACCCTTCTCTCCGATCTCTCCTCGTGCCCTGACATGTTCTACGGCGTCGTTTGCGACTCCGGTTCCGGTTCCGTCTCCGCCATTGCCCTTGACCGCCTCGGATTGGCCGGTGACTTGAGGTTCTCCACGCTCACTGGGCTTAAGCACCTCAGAAACCTGAGCCTTTCGGGTAATTCCTTCACGGGTCGGGTCGTACCCGAAATAGGTTACATGACCTCCCTCCAGTACTTGGATCTTTCCGGTAACCAGTTCTATGGCCCTGTCCCCGCCCGCCTTAACGATCTATGGGGTTTGAATTATCTTAACTTGTCCAGTAACAATTTTTCCGGCGGGTTTCCGAGCGGAATTTGGAATTTGCAGCAACTGAGAGTGCTTGATTTGCATTCTAATCGGCTCTGGGGGGATATGCAGGAGCTCTTCTCTCAGCTCAGGAATGTGGAAAATCTCGATCTGAGCCAGAATTCCTTCTACGGCTCGCTCTCAATGAGTCAAGATCATTTATCTAGCTTCGCTAATACACTGCATTATATGAACTTAAGCCACAACAAATTGGCGGGGGTGTTTTTCACTGAAGAATCGATGCAGATGTTTCGGAATTTGCAGGTTCTGGATTTGGGGAACAATGGATTAATAGGACAGCTTCCTTCTTTCACCTCATTGCCGAatctaaaggtgttaaggcttgCACATAATCAGCTGTACGGTTCAATTCCAGAGGAGCTTCTGCATGGCTGGGTATCATTGGAGGAACTGGATCTCAGTGGCAATGGCTTCTCAG GTTCGGTTGAGAAAGTAAATTCAACAACTTTGAGGGCTTTAAATCTTTCGTCGAATTTCCTGTCAGGTTCACTCCCTTCTTCTATAGGAAATTGTTTGATGGTTGACTTAAGCAGTAATGAGCTCTCTGGTGACATATCTGTTATACAGAGCTGGGAAGCCAGTCTTGAGTTTGTGGATTTGAGCTCAAACAAATTGAGTGGAACCCTTCCTAATTTGACTTCTCAATTCCAACAATTGACTTTTCTCTCTATCAGAAATAATTCTCTTAGGGGAGCTTTACCTTCTACATTGGTGACCTTTCCAAGGCTGGCAATGCTTGATCTCAGTGTCAATGAACTTGAAGGACAGATCCCATATTTCGCTTCTTCAACCTTGATAAACCTCAATTTGTCTGGAAATCATTTGACAGGATCAATTCCTCTTGAAGGCATGCATACTACTGAACTACAAGTCCGTCTATCATATCCTCAGATGGAGTCTCTTGATCTTTCAAGTAATTCCTTGACTGGTGTTTTACCTCCTGAAATAAGTAATTTGGGGAGGCTCAAACTGCTAAATCTTGGAGAAAATCAGTTATCTGGAGACCTTCCTTCTGAATTGAGTAAGCTTCATGATTTAGAATACCTTGATTTCTCCAACAATGATTTCAAAGGTCGGATCCCTGAAAATCTTTCTTTGAATCTCAGAGTGTTCAATGTGTCCTACAATGATTTAAGTGGAACAGTCCCTGAAAACTTGAGAAGATTTCCTTATAGTTCATTTCATCCTGGAAACTCATTGCTTATAGTGCCAAGCAACATGCCATCTGGTAGTCCTGGCATTTCTGGTTCAGTACATGGTGTTAGTGAGAATCACAGCTCCAAATCAAATATAAGGGTAGCAGTTATTGTTGCTTCAGTTGGATTCTCCGTAATGGTTGCCTTTATTCTATTTGCATATACTCGAACACGACCTCAAGACTTCCAATCCCGAAGTGCATTTAGCAACCAATCTCCCAGTAGAGATGTCAGGCTAGGTATATTTCCCAGGTCTTCACTTCTCAAATTCCGCAGCAGCTCAGAGCAAGCTCCAACTTCATTAAGCTTTTCCGATGACCGCCTGCTGACATCAAACTCCAGATCATTGTTGGGGAAAACAGAGTCTAGCACAGAAGTGATCGAGCATGTGGGTTTTGCAGCTTGCTCAACGTCTAAACAGTCTAGCACACTAGATACTCATCCTGCAACATCTGGACAGAGGCTTTCCCCAGGTTCCCCGATAGCTTCCTCCCCTAGGTTTTTTCATGACTCGATTGAACAACCCGTGAAGTTGGATGTCTACTCACCTGATCGTTTGGCTGGAGAACTGTTCTTCATGGATGGATCGCTAACATTTACAGCTGAGGAATTAGCTCAAGCTCCTGCTGAAGTTCTTGGTAGAAGTAACCACGGTACTTTATATAAGGCTACCCTAGATAATGGGGTTGTGCTGACTGTGAAGTGGCTGCGTGTGGGGTTAGTTAAAAGCAAGAAAGAATTCGCAAGGGAAGTTAAAAAGATTGGATCTGTACGACATCCAAACGCTGTTCCTTTAAGAGCTTACTACTGGGGTCCAAGAGAACAAGAGAGATTGATTTTAGCAGACTACATACCAGGCGATAGCTTAGCCTTACATCTATATG AGACAACACCTCGTAGGTATTCCCCGCTATCCTTCCACCAAAGGTTGAAAGTTGCTGTTGAGGTTGCCCGGTGTCTGGCATATCTGCACGAGAGCGGCCTGCCTCATGGAAACTTAAAGCCAACAAATATAATACTGTGGGGTGGTGATTACACCGCGCGTGTGATGGACTATGGCTTCCACCGCCTGATGACCGGGGCTGGCATTGCAGAGCAGATACTACACCTGGGGGCTCTAGGGTACTGCGCCCCTGAACTAGCAAATGCAGCCAAGCCTATGCCTTCTTTCAAGGCTGATGTGTATGCTTTTGGTGTGATTCTGATGGAGCTGTTGACGAGAAGAAGCGCGGGCGACATAATCTCGGGCCAGTCAGGCGCTGTCGATCTTACAGACTGGGTTCGGCTGTGTGATCGAGAGGGTCGGGGAATGGACTGCATTGACTTAGACATTGCTGGTGGGGAAGAACACTCCACAGCCATGGATGAATTGCTCTCAATATCTTTAAGGTGTATTCTTCCGGTAAATGAAAGGCCTAACATCAGACAAGTCCTTGAAAATCTTACTTCCATTTTTGTGTGA
- the LOC115999934 gene encoding cytochrome P450 CYP736A12-like — MMMTAWIWAAAMAAFAAIFNAVVKKKKSKRLPPGPGGVPLLGHLHLMGKNPHQDLQKLAKIYGPIMHLRFGLVNIIVVSSSQAAKQFLKTHDLIFATRPPHQAAKVMSYDQKSLSFGEYGPYWRTMRKLCTLELLSNLKISSFQSMRREELRLLVQSFKRAHTAVDLSAEVASMVADMSCRMVFGKKYEDKDIGEKGFKAVIHEAVHLTACPNLGDYFPFLGKLDVQGLTRRMKAVSKLFDQFFERIIDDHEQAKANTHKTKDFVDTLLETMKSGDIPFQFTREHVKSIMLDMLVTSMDTSATVIEWTMSELLRHPEVMNKVKEELEKQVSFDRMVEEEDLEGLEYLEMVIKESLRMHPVVSLLLHHTAATEDCVVIDGVHMPEKARVVVNLRAIGRDPSVWNNPDKFIPERFNGSKVEYRGQNFELIPFGAGRRSCPGMQLGITIVKLVVAQLVHCFDWDLPNGMLPEELDMNEVFGVVVSRAKHLMAIPTYRLCV; from the exons ATGATGATGAcggcatggatttgggcagccGCCATGGCAGCGTTTGCTGCAATTTTCAACGcagttgtgaagaagaagaaaagcaaaAGGTTGCCACCAGGGCCGGGAGGGGTGCCATTATTGGGACACCTTCATTTGATGGGGAAAAACCCCCATCAAGATCTCCAAAAACTGGCCAAAATCTACGGTCCCATCATGCATTTACGCTTCGGGTTGGTCAACATTATCGTGGTTTCATCATCTCAAGCCGCCAAACAGTTCCTTAAAACGCATGATCTCATCTTCGCCACCCGACCACCTCACCAGGCAGCCAAGGTCATGTCCTATGACCAGAAAAGTCTGTCGTTTGGCGAATACGGTCCCTATTGGCGCACCATGCGAAAGCTCTGCACCTTAGAGCTCCTCAGCAATCTCAAGATTAGTTCCTTTCAGTCCATGAGAAGAGAAGAGCTGCGTCTCCTCGTACAATCATTCAAACGGGCCCACACGGCCGTGGATTTGAGCGCGGAGGTTGCTTCTATGGTTGCCGACATGAGTTGTCGGATGGTTTTTGGGAAGAAGTACGAGGATAAGGACATTGGTGAGAAGGGGTTCAAGGCTGTGATTCATGAAGCAGTTCATTTGACGGCTTGCCCTAACCTCGGagattattttccttttctggGTAAGCTTGATGTTCAAGGATTGACACGAAGAATGAAGGCAGTTAGCAAACTGTTCGACCAATTCTTCGAAAGAATCATTGATGATCATGAGCAGGCTAAAGCCAACACTCACAAAACTAAAGATTTTGTTGATACCTTGCTGGAAACCATGAAGTCTGGAGATATCCCGTTTCAATTCACTCGTGAACATGTCAAATCTATCATGCTG GATATGCTTGTGACTTCAATGGATACCTCAGCGACGGTAATAGAATGGACAATGTCCGAACTTCTTCGCCACCCTGAAGTGATGAATAAAGTGAAAGAAGAGTTAGAGAAACAAGTATCGTTTGATAGGATGGTAGAGGAAGAGGATTTAGAGGGTTTGGAATATTTAGAAATGGTTATAAAAGAATCATTAAGGATGCATCCAGTGGTGTCATTACTTCTCCATCATACTGCTGCCACAGAAGATTGTGTTGTGATTGATGGTGTTCACATGCCTGAAAAAGCACGAGTTGTTGTGAACCTTCGAGCAATTGGGCGTGATCCAAGTGTGTGGAACAATCCAGATAAGTTCATTCCAGAAAGGTTTAATGGAAGCAAGGTTGAGTATCGAGGTCAAAATTTTGAACTTATTCCGTTCGGAGCAGGGAGGAGAAGCTGTCCTGGTATGCAACTCGGAATAACTATAGTTAAACTAGTGGTGGCACAACTAGTGCATTGTTTTGATTGGGATCTTCCGAATGGAATGTTGCCCGAAGAGCTGGACATGAATGAGGTATTTGGTGTTGTGGTTAGCCGAGCCAAGCATTTGATGGCTATTCCCACATATCGATTATGTGTTTAA